ACCCGTAGACTTTTGGTAAAATAGTAAGGAACGTCGTTGGCTCTCCATAATATAATACGAAACTCACCAGCTTCCGATAACATAGTCGTGTTAGGAGAATAAATCATACTACTTACATAACGTTGCCTCCAATAAATCCACAACATAAACCATAGAATATATCTCAGTGTCCCATACATATCCATATAGTCACATGCTAATATAATCATGCTCATAAAACAACTCTATATTCACATTATGCTTCTCAATGTTAATCAGAATAATCAGATATTATCATACTATCTATGATGTCTGGCTCAAGGGCggttctagtagtaagattattcctatcgaAACTAAATTCGATGTGCAATTATCCAAGCCCACTAGTCTGTATAGGTTTTGAATCAAAGCTTAGTCAAgaaccaaaattaaattaaattttaaggtTAAATTCCCATTTAACACCAAATAACTCCAATCTAAATATCCAAATAACTTCAAATGCTCACCCAACGAGTGATTTGGTCTGAAACCACTCTAAAGTTTCAAAGATCAATACAATCTGAACACATACCATGTTGAAAagtttgtcattattaaactttatttgtggcatttagtgtgacttttaggttttgtgacttttagttttttgtaaccaatagtgatttttgaattatgtgagttatgagcatttgatgacatttatagctttaaaccattgacattcctatggttatgtttgtaagcctatataaaggcatgcttagttgaatgaaaaatatatctctcatttttcatatttgtcctccatatttttttttctaacatagtggtatcagagctagtagaaaatattgagagaaaaatggccAACGGTGGGATAGGTTCACTTCAACTATCAATACTTACCAAGCTCAACTATGACAATTAGAGCATCAAGAAAAAAGCGTTACTAGGAGTACAAGACATGTGGGAGATCGTGGAGAACGGTTTTCAAGAGGTAGAAGCTAGAGCCGATCAAGCACAAAGAGATGCGTTAAAGGAGACAAGAAAGAAGGACAAGAATGCCCTTTATATCTTGTATCAATTAGTGGACGAAGATACGTTTGAGACCATCGCCAATGCGGAGATGTCAAAGGCGACATGGGACAAGCTCCAATCGACTCATAGAGGAGCCGATCGTGTGAAAAAGGTACGGTTGAAAACCTTACGTGGTGAGTTTAAATCTTTACAAATGAAGGAGACGGAGGTGATAGCGAAATATCACACAAAAGTAATGGCTTTCATCAACCAATTGAGACGGAATGGTGAAGAAATCACCGATGTTCGTGTCATGGAGAAGGTTCTACAAAGCCTAAATACAAAGTTCGAGATTATCGCCACGACGATCGAGGAGACACAAGATCTTGAGAACATGACAATTGAACAATTTATAGGCTCATTACAAGCCtatgaggagaaaaagaaaaggaggatGAAGCAAACAGAGATCGTTGAACAACTTCTCCAACTCAAAATCAAGGAGGAGAATATTCGTGGACGTGGAAGAGGTCGTGGTGGTCGAGGCCATGGTGGAAAAGGTGAAGCCAACACCGATGTTTCTCAAAACTCGTCTGAATCCTCAAGAGGAAGAGGAGGTCGAGGTCGTGGAAGACGTGGTAGAAGGTCTGGGAGAGATAAATCTCaggtaaaatgttataattgtaaCAAATATGGACATTATGTGAATGAGTGTTATTCATCTCAAATAGAGTCGATTGATTGAAAGCATCAGGACCGATCAACCGCTAGCACATTAAAAGCCCATCAAGGGCAATCCAATTATGCAGAGGAGAATGGAATCTTATTTATGGTTTCAAAGGGAGAAGAAGAGAGTTAAGATAGTATGTGGTATCTTGACAAAGGAGCGAATCACATGTGTGGAAAACGCAAGATGTTTGTGAAGTTGAACGAGATGGAGAAAGGTAATATTGCCTTTAGAGACAATTCTTTGGCTGCCACCAAAGGAATAGGTAAAATTCTCATTCGattaaaaaatggagaaaataaatatatcacaaatgtttattacattcccaatgttaaaaataatatattgagtGTAGGATAATTGTTAGAGAAaagttttgaagtttaaatgaaaaacaattgttTGTATTTTAGGGATAATCATGAGAGACTTATTGCCAAAGTCTCCATGACCAAAAACTGAATGTTTTCTTTGAATATATGTAATGATGTTCCAAAATGCTTGAAGATGTGTTATGAAGATCTCTCTTAGCTATGGCATCTACGGTTCGGGCACCTCAATTTTGGAAGTCTAGAAGATTtgtcgaagaagaagatggtgcGAGGTTTACCACACATTCACAAGCCAAACCAAGTGTGTGAAGGGTGTTTGTTTGGCAAACATCATCGAAGTAGTTTTTCAAAGGAGTCTATGACAAAAGCAAAGAAGCCTTTAAAACTCATCCATGCCGATGTGTGTGGAATGATCAAACCAAAGTCTCAtggtaaaagtaaatatttccttctctttattgattttttctagaaaaatatgggtatactttttgaaggaaaaatcagAAGTATTTGAAATCTTTAAGAGATTTAAGGCACGTGTGGAGAATGAAAGCAACCTTACAATCAAGGCCATGAGAACTGATCGAGATGGTGAATTCACATCAAATGAGTTCAAACAATTTTGTGATGAAAAAGGCATCCGACATCCGTTAACAGTCCCAAGGACACCGCAACAAAATGGCGTGGTGGAAAGGAAGAATCGTACAATCTTGAACATGACAAGAAGCATGCTAAAAAAAGACAAAGAAGATAGCGGGAATTTTGGGTGGAAGCCGTAGCTTGTGCGGTTTATTTGACAAATCGAGCACCAACCAAAAGTGTGCTTGACAAGATGCCTTAAGAAGCATGGAATGGAAGAAAGCTCGAGATTGGTCACTTCAAGGTGTTTGGGAGTATTGCATATGCTCATGTGTCGGAAGAAAAAAGGACCAAGCTCGATGATCGAAGCGAAAAACTCATCTTCATCGACTATGATGCAAGTTCAAAGGGTTATCGTCTTTACAATCCTTTGAATAGGAAGGTAATGATTAGTCATGATGTTGTTTTTGATAAGGAAGCCTCTTGAGATTGGAAATACAAGAGGAGGAGTATGATTTCCTTCCATATTTTGAAGAAGACGATGAAAATGAGCTGACCAGGGATGAAATGGGTGAAGGTTTGCCCATTCTAGTGCCACCTCATTCAGCCGATCGATCATCATCTGAAAGTTCATCTAGCAATTCGAAGAATGAAATTGGCCCAAGAGGAACTCGAAGTCTACGGGAACTTGATGAggtaaatgaaaatcaaaatgacaTAATTCTCTATTGTCTTTTTGGTGATTGTGAGCCTATTAGTTTCCAAGAAGCCATTGCAAGCAAGAAATAGAAGGAtgcaatggatgaagaaattcgagcaataaagaaaaatgacacatGGGAGTTGACCAAGCTTC
This genomic window from Benincasa hispida cultivar B227 chromosome 4, ASM972705v1, whole genome shotgun sequence contains:
- the LOC120076105 gene encoding uncharacterized protein LOC120076105 codes for the protein MWEIVENGFQEVEARADQAQRDALKETRKKDKNALYILYQLVDEDTFETIANAEMSKATWDKLQSTHRGADRVKKVRLKTLRGEFKSLQMKETEVIAKYHTKVMAFINQLRRNGEEITDVRVMEKVLQSLNTKFEIIATTIEETQDLENMTIEQFIGSLQAYEEKKKRRMKQTEIVEQLLQLKIKEENIRGRGRGRGGRGHGGKGEANTDVSQNSSESSRGRGGRGRGRRGRRSGRDKSQEKSEVFEIFKRFKARVENESNLTIKAMRTDRDGSLLRLEIQEEEYDFLPYFEEDDENELTRDEMGEGLPILVPPHSADRSSSESSSSNSKNEIGPRGTRSLRELDEVYVEQPLGYEVKGEEDKVL